In Halalkalicoccus subterraneus, the sequence GGGCTGCCGCCGGGAAGCCCCGAGAAGGTGGTTACCACGCCGACGTCGAGTTCGTAAGCGAGTTCGATCGCCTCGCGGAGTTCCGTGTCGGCCTCCTCCGCGTGCTCCTCGTTGGGGTGAATCGGGTTGTTATGGGTCGCGAGCGCACTGATGCGCAGGTCGTGTTCGTCGAGTAGGTCCTGAAGCTCCGACTGGGCGTTCTCGTCGCCGAGGAACTCCTCGCGCGGGAGGTGGTCGTCGCCCGGAGTGCCGCCACAGCCGAGTTCGACCGCGCCGACGCCGATGTCGGCGAGATACGAAAAGGCCTCCTCGCGGGACTGGCCGCCGAGCGGAACGGTGAGTACGCCGATGTCCATACGCGGGAGTGAACGTCGGTGAGAATAAATCCCGGTGGTTACCTTATTCGGCCACGATCGGCTGTTCGGTGAACCTGATCGAGCGTCCCTCCTCGCTGGAGCGATAGATCGCGTCGATGACTCGCTGGACGGTCAACGCCTGCTCGACCGTGTTCTGACCCGGGGGCGTGCCCGCGGCGACCGCCTGCAAGAAGACCTCCTGTTCGGTGGCGTGGGCGTCGCGCTCGCGGGTCTGGATCTCCGTATCGCTGAAGTGAGCCGAGCCGTCGGGACTCGTCTCGTAGAGCGTCGTCTCGCCGGTAGCGCGGTCGAAGCGTGCCCCGGCGTCGGTTCCCCGGATGACGAACTCGTCGTCGGTGGGTCGGTTCGCCGCCCAGGCGACCTCGAGCGAGATGGTCTGGCCGTCCGCACAGCGGATGAACGCGCTGACCGAGTCCTCGACGTCGAAGCGCTCGTGACCCGTGTCGTCGCCCCACATCTGGAGGTAGGTATAGTCCTCGCGGGTGCCGAACTCCGAGCGTGCGACGCCCGAGACCTCCGCGATCTCGGGGAAGTCGAGCATGTACAGTGCCAGATCCAGCGCGTGGACGCCGATGTCTATCAGCGCGCCCCCGCCGGCGATCTCGCGGGAGGTGAACCACGAGCCACGACCGGGGATCCCGCGTCTGCGGACGTAGTTCGCGTCGATATGTGTGAGATCCCCAAATCGACCCCGGTCGCGCTCGGTCGTCAGCACCTCGATCGGCGGGAGATAGCGGTTGTGAAAGCCGACCATACAGAACCCTTCGGACCCGCGTTCGGCGACCGCGATCCGCTCCGCGCTCTCGACCGAGTGGGCGAGGGGTTTTTCGAGCAACACGTCGAGGTCGGCCTCGAGCGCGCCGACCGCGTACTCCTCGTGGAATTTGTTGGGTGTGGTGACGACGATGGCGTCGGCGATCGAGTAGACCTCCTCGTGGTCCTCGTAGGTCGCCACGCCGTAATCGCGCTCGAAGCGCTCGCGGGCTTCGGGCAGGACGTCCATCCCGCCGACGATCTCCACCCCCGCGTTTCGCAACCGGTCGGCGTGGTAGCGACCGATGTTGCCGAGTCCGATGATCCCCACCGATACGTCCCTTGGATCGTTCATTGGCGCCACTAGCGAAAGTTACGGGATTACCCTTTCGTTTGTGGTCGTGTCTCCGGGCACATCTGTCGGTTCTCTCATGGGTATATTGTACACGATTGGTTCCGCTACGTATTGTTATGGACTCGGTAACGGTCAGTCGGTGTCGCCGATACCGCGTTCTGGCGCGCCGGTCGCGTTTGCGGGGTCGATCAGTCCGTGCCTGAGCGCCTCGCCGGTATCGATGTCGAACAGGTGGACCCGAGTGCGATCGAGCACCACCGAGACGTTCTCGTCGACGTCGATCTCGGTGTCGGGGTCGACACTCATCAGAAGCTGGTCGTCGGTCGCCGCACCGCCTTCGACGTCCATGCTCGTGTCGGCATCGTCGCCGGTGACCAGATAGACGAACACCTCGTTACCCATCGGTTCGAGCACGTCGGTTCGGGCGTCAATGAGGCCCGTAGGATGCTCGATCCCGTCCGCGGTACGCTCAAGGTAGACGTCCTCGGGGCGGACGCCAACGGTCACGCGGTCACCGGGTGCAAGCCCGTCGGTCGTCGCGGGGTCGAACTCGACCG encodes:
- a CDS encoding Gfo/Idh/MocA family protein; the protein is MNDPRDVSVGIIGLGNIGRYHADRLRNAGVEIVGGMDVLPEARERFERDYGVATYEDHEEVYSIADAIVVTTPNKFHEEYAVGALEADLDVLLEKPLAHSVESAERIAVAERGSEGFCMVGFHNRYLPPIEVLTTERDRGRFGDLTHIDANYVRRRGIPGRGSWFTSREIAGGGALIDIGVHALDLALYMLDFPEIAEVSGVARSEFGTREDYTYLQMWGDDTGHERFDVEDSVSAFIRCADGQTISLEVAWAANRPTDDEFVIRGTDAGARFDRATGETTLYETSPDGSAHFSDTEIQTRERDAHATEQEVFLQAVAAGTPPGQNTVEQALTVQRVIDAIYRSSEEGRSIRFTEQPIVAE